One window of the Runella slithyformis DSM 19594 genome contains the following:
- the aroC gene encoding chorismate synthase, which yields MSSTYGKIFKIATYGESHGTAIGVVVEGCPAGVDFDLDFIQQELDRRKPGQSRITTQRREADTVQVLSGVFEGKTTGTPISMVIWNEDQRSKDYSHIADQFRPSHADFTYQTKYGVRDYRGGGRSSARETAARVAAGALAKLLLNDLGVTVQAFVSQVGKLKLNKDYKELELSLTDSNAVRCPDPEMAQQMFDYIDDIRKQGDSIGGLVSCVLKSVPVGWGEPVFDKLHAELGKAMLSINAVKGFEYGSGFAGVELLGSEHNDAFYTDDEGRIRTRTNHSGGIQGGISNGEDIFFNVAFKPVATIMQEQESVNQEGETILVQGKGRHDPCVLPRAVPIVEAMAALVLVDFYLRDRIIRHK from the coding sequence ATGAGTAGCACTTACGGAAAAATATTTAAAATTGCCACCTACGGCGAATCTCACGGCACCGCCATCGGAGTAGTGGTAGAAGGATGTCCTGCGGGCGTAGATTTTGATTTGGACTTCATTCAGCAGGAATTGGACCGACGCAAACCCGGGCAGTCGCGCATCACTACCCAGCGCCGTGAAGCAGATACGGTGCAGGTTCTATCGGGCGTATTTGAAGGAAAAACGACCGGTACCCCTATTTCTATGGTGATATGGAATGAGGACCAACGCAGCAAGGATTATTCTCACATTGCTGACCAATTCCGACCTTCTCATGCCGATTTTACATATCAAACCAAGTATGGAGTGCGGGATTATCGCGGCGGCGGACGCAGTTCAGCGCGCGAAACAGCGGCTCGGGTAGCTGCCGGAGCATTGGCAAAATTATTGCTTAATGATTTAGGGGTTACGGTACAGGCTTTTGTTTCGCAGGTTGGTAAATTGAAGCTGAACAAAGACTACAAAGAACTGGAATTATCACTGACCGATTCAAATGCGGTTCGCTGTCCTGATCCTGAAATGGCGCAGCAGATGTTTGATTACATAGACGATATCCGTAAGCAGGGAGACTCAATCGGTGGCCTTGTAAGTTGTGTGCTGAAAAGCGTTCCGGTAGGCTGGGGAGAGCCGGTGTTTGATAAGCTCCACGCCGAACTGGGCAAGGCCATGCTCAGTATCAATGCGGTCAAAGGATTTGAATACGGAAGCGGTTTTGCGGGAGTTGAATTATTGGGCTCTGAACACAACGATGCTTTCTACACCGATGATGAAGGTCGCATTCGGACGCGTACCAATCATTCCGGAGGTATTCAGGGCGGAATTTCCAATGGGGAAGATATCTTCTTTAACGTGGCATTTAAGCCCGTAGCGACCATTATGCAGGAGCAGGAGAGTGTCAATCAGGAAGGTGAAACAATACTGGTTCAGGGCAAGGGAAGGCACGATCCGTGCGTGCTGCCGAGGGCGGTCCCCATTGTGGAAGCCATGGCCGCGCTGGTCTTAGTAGATTTCTACCTGAGAGATAGGATAATCCGGCATAAATAG
- the ggt gene encoding gamma-glutamyltransferase: MNKFFINLLAVCIGFSAFGQEVKENKGFYQFLTDDPNQKPFYSDRQGVIASNGMVATAHPEASRVGTEILKLGGSAADAAVAVQFALAVVHPSAGNIGGGGFFVYRTQKGKNFTLDFREKAPIQGHKDMYLDSAGNVIQGLSMTGHLASGVPGSVDGMVQIHEKFSKLSWATLIQPAIDLAEKGVILTTKEATGLNRIKGDIFKLNADTTYFRRRDGRDWMAGDTLIQADLGKTLRRIQEHGRAGFYEGETADLLVNEMQRGKGMISIEDLKQYRAVWRKPLVGKYKDYKLITMPPVSSGGVALLQLMKLVEPYPLKRWGWHSDSTVQVMIEAERRVYADRAKFLGDPDFVKVPIKKLIASNYLKNRWQDFDFAKATDSKAIKGGDIAGYESMETTHFSIVDKEGNAASVTTTLNGGYGSRVIVKGAGFFMNNEMDDFSIKPGVPNMFGLIGNKANAIAPGKRMLSSMTPTILEKDKKLYMVVGTPGGSTIITSVFQTILNVVEHGMTMQQAVNAYKFHHQWLPDRTTFENGAFTDGVLKRLLSKSYILEMQRNTIGRMDCILVLPDGRLEGGSDPRGDDTSVGY; the protein is encoded by the coding sequence ATGAATAAATTTTTCATCAACTTACTGGCCGTATGTATCGGCTTTTCTGCCTTTGGACAGGAAGTAAAGGAAAACAAAGGCTTTTATCAATTTCTCACCGACGACCCCAACCAAAAACCTTTTTACTCTGACCGTCAGGGAGTTATTGCTTCCAACGGCATGGTAGCTACCGCCCATCCGGAAGCATCAAGGGTGGGAACGGAAATCTTAAAATTAGGTGGCTCCGCCGCCGACGCTGCCGTGGCCGTTCAGTTTGCATTGGCGGTAGTACACCCTTCTGCCGGAAATATCGGAGGCGGAGGTTTTTTTGTGTACCGAACCCAAAAAGGCAAAAATTTTACCCTTGATTTTCGTGAAAAAGCGCCGATACAAGGCCACAAAGACATGTATTTGGACAGCGCCGGCAATGTCATTCAGGGATTGAGCATGACGGGCCACTTAGCAAGCGGCGTGCCGGGCTCGGTGGATGGCATGGTACAGATCCATGAAAAATTCTCAAAACTTTCCTGGGCGACCCTTATCCAACCGGCGATTGATTTGGCCGAAAAAGGGGTCATCCTCACCACCAAAGAAGCCACCGGTCTCAACCGAATCAAAGGAGATATCTTCAAACTCAATGCCGACACGACCTATTTCCGGCGCAGAGATGGCCGTGACTGGATGGCCGGCGATACGCTTATTCAGGCCGACTTAGGAAAAACCCTTCGTCGTATTCAGGAGCACGGACGGGCGGGATTTTATGAAGGTGAAACGGCCGATTTGCTGGTCAATGAAATGCAGCGCGGTAAGGGCATGATCTCGATTGAAGATCTAAAGCAATACCGGGCCGTTTGGCGTAAACCGCTCGTGGGTAAATACAAAGACTACAAACTCATCACGATGCCGCCCGTTTCAAGCGGAGGTGTCGCCTTGCTGCAATTGATGAAACTGGTGGAGCCATATCCGCTGAAACGCTGGGGGTGGCATTCCGATTCTACCGTACAGGTAATGATCGAAGCCGAACGCCGCGTGTATGCCGACCGCGCTAAATTTCTGGGGGATCCTGACTTTGTAAAGGTACCCATCAAAAAGCTTATCGCCTCCAATTACCTGAAAAACCGCTGGCAGGATTTTGATTTTGCCAAAGCTACCGACAGTAAGGCCATCAAAGGAGGTGACATTGCCGGTTATGAAAGCATGGAAACAACGCACTTTTCCATTGTGGACAAAGAAGGAAACGCGGCTTCCGTCACCACAACACTCAATGGAGGCTACGGCAGCCGCGTGATCGTTAAAGGTGCCGGCTTTTTTATGAACAACGAAATGGATGATTTCAGCATTAAACCGGGCGTGCCCAATATGTTTGGGCTGATCGGAAACAAAGCCAACGCCATTGCTCCCGGTAAGCGCATGCTCTCTTCCATGACACCGACGATTCTGGAAAAAGATAAAAAATTATACATGGTGGTCGGGACTCCCGGCGGTTCTACCATTATTACGTCCGTATTTCAAACCATTCTGAATGTAGTAGAGCATGGAATGACCATGCAGCAGGCCGTCAATGCCTATAAGTTTCATCATCAGTGGCTTCCGGACCGAACCACTTTTGAAAACGGCGCTTTTACGGATGGAGTGTTGAAACGATTATTGTCCAAATCCTATATTCTTGAAATGCAACGCAATACGATCGGACGGATGGACTGTATTCTGGTACTTCCTGACGGTCGACTCGAAGGCGGCTCCGACCCAAGAGGTGATGACACAAGCGTTGGCTACTAG
- a CDS encoding MotA/TolQ/ExbB proton channel family protein: MILLQAQTAVDSVATTATSAQGISLFDLLLKGGWVMIPLLVMFFLTLFLIFERWLAINSNGKLEESFIDNMKDFVQQGNIKSAESLCRNQRSAAGRIFEKAVGRIGYSIKDIESTIENASHIEISRMESNLSYLGVIAGIAPMLGFVGTISGIINIFYSISQSNDFDISTIASGMYEKMVTSGAGLIVGLIAYMGYHLLNMKIDRIALKLQAGAFDFIDVLQKPITSRS, from the coding sequence ATGATTTTACTCCAAGCGCAAACTGCCGTTGACTCCGTAGCTACCACCGCTACTTCTGCCCAAGGAATCTCGTTATTCGATTTATTATTAAAAGGAGGCTGGGTAATGATTCCTCTCCTGGTCATGTTTTTCCTGACGCTTTTTTTGATTTTTGAACGTTGGTTGGCCATCAATTCCAATGGCAAACTCGAAGAGAGTTTCATTGATAATATGAAAGATTTTGTACAGCAGGGAAACATCAAATCTGCTGAATCATTGTGCCGCAATCAGCGCTCGGCGGCCGGGCGCATTTTTGAAAAAGCCGTCGGTCGAATCGGTTATTCCATCAAAGACATCGAAAGTACCATTGAAAATGCCAGCCATATTGAAATCTCACGGATGGAAAGCAACCTTTCGTATCTTGGGGTGATTGCGGGTATTGCGCCCATGCTGGGCTTCGTAGGTACGATTTCGGGGATCATCAATATCTTCTACAGTATTTCGCAATCCAACGATTTTGATATCAGTACCATTGCGAGCGGGATGTACGAGAAAATGGTGACGTCGGGTGCGGGTCTGATCGTGGGTTTGATTGCGTATATGGGGTATCACCTGCTGAACATGAAGATCGACCGTATTGCCCTGAAACTTCAGGCCGGAGCATTTGACTTTATCGACGTTTTACAGAAACCTATTACGAGTCGTTCATGA
- a CDS encoding TVP38/TMEM64 family protein, with protein sequence MSTKKTPLLPSLSAFFLTILPFITSSILGAWIIQNETLIQNFNIGDWAIVCIVCALACALALIPPTLLAFAFGYFLGWWALGPLILLNLMAIALVYEITKRLDGETLLRYLSQFPRVNALLNRIQKDELSFVFFTKLSPVLPFALTNLVFSLLKIRFSNVILGGFLGMIPRTALAVWVGMEAKELRQLIENPNESSASRVVVIVLVIVSVVGLTRVLVKRQ encoded by the coding sequence ATGTCGACGAAGAAAACACCATTGCTGCCGAGTCTCTCGGCATTTTTTTTGACAATACTTCCCTTTATAACGAGTTCGATTTTAGGGGCTTGGATTATTCAGAATGAGACTTTAATTCAAAACTTCAATATCGGAGATTGGGCGATTGTATGCATCGTATGTGCTTTGGCGTGTGCTTTGGCGTTAATTCCACCTACGTTGTTGGCGTTTGCCTTTGGGTATTTTTTGGGTTGGTGGGCACTGGGACCGTTAATTTTACTTAACCTTATGGCGATAGCGCTCGTGTATGAAATCACCAAACGGCTGGATGGCGAAACGCTGTTACGCTATCTTTCGCAATTTCCTCGGGTCAATGCACTTCTGAATCGGATTCAAAAGGATGAATTGTCATTTGTATTTTTTACCAAACTTTCGCCGGTTCTTCCATTTGCACTGACAAATTTGGTATTTTCTCTGTTGAAAATTCGGTTCTCAAACGTGATTTTAGGCGGGTTTCTGGGCATGATTCCTCGCACAGCACTGGCAGTTTGGGTTGGGATGGAGGCAAAGGAATTGCGTCAATTGATCGAAAACCCCAATGAAAGCAGTGCGAGCCGGGTGGTGGTTATTGTACTGGTCATTGTTTCAGTCGTTGGACTTACCCGGGTATTGGTAAAACGGCAGTAG
- a CDS encoding BatD family protein produces MIFFWTISIVQAQVTENPFVIEFSGTKISLQQPFTVSIKVTGFEQVPLISFPDNIKNFQKRESSRSSLTNQVGGKTIITYTISQNYYPIKTGVFNIGPLEILVNKQIMRSEETSVTVVQNTDTDSEEEVEKTAEISAELERESSQGVFLAVSVDKRRVYVQQGFNLRLSLLVSENNVAELDFYEVEKQLEKVLKLLKPANCWEENFGIQEIPAIPIVIKGKRFTEYRIYQASFFPLNNQSITIPSVSWIMKMITISMDGQEQAVLKTYASKPLNIDVLSLPVHPLRNQVIVGDFRLEEKISTTQLKTGNSYRYEFKIVGEGNIQSVREPTFTDMALFDVYPPDIENNIVRQRNSIAGAKTFRYQVIPKQSGNFMMDNLVFWVYFNPKKQTYDTLRSTLSLSIVGETVQNTQLVTSDAESVYTGIEQWDSLKPVVDYQTIIRNIANILIVIMLIVMIFMFRK; encoded by the coding sequence TTGATTTTTTTTTGGACTATATCTATAGTGCAGGCACAGGTTACGGAAAATCCTTTTGTCATTGAATTTAGCGGCACAAAAATTAGTCTACAGCAACCGTTTACCGTTTCCATCAAAGTCACCGGCTTTGAGCAGGTACCGTTGATCTCATTTCCGGATAACATCAAAAATTTTCAAAAGCGGGAAAGCTCCCGTTCCAGCCTTACCAATCAGGTAGGCGGGAAAACAATTATTACGTACACGATTTCCCAAAATTACTATCCTATCAAAACGGGAGTATTTAATATAGGGCCGTTAGAGATTTTGGTTAATAAACAGATCATGCGCTCGGAAGAAACGTCAGTTACGGTAGTGCAAAACACAGATACCGATAGCGAAGAGGAAGTGGAAAAGACGGCCGAAATAAGTGCAGAACTTGAACGTGAGTCGTCGCAGGGCGTATTTTTGGCCGTCAGTGTAGACAAACGGCGGGTGTATGTTCAACAGGGGTTTAACCTGCGTCTTTCGTTACTTGTCTCGGAAAACAATGTAGCAGAGTTGGATTTTTATGAGGTAGAAAAGCAACTGGAAAAAGTATTGAAACTGCTTAAGCCGGCCAATTGTTGGGAAGAAAACTTTGGTATTCAGGAAATTCCCGCTATTCCAATCGTCATCAAAGGAAAACGTTTTACGGAATACCGAATTTATCAGGCTTCTTTTTTTCCATTAAATAATCAATCCATTACGATTCCGTCGGTCAGCTGGATCATGAAAATGATCACAATTTCGATGGATGGCCAAGAGCAGGCAGTCTTGAAAACGTATGCTTCCAAACCGCTCAATATAGACGTGCTTAGCCTTCCGGTACACCCGTTACGTAATCAGGTCATTGTAGGGGATTTTAGATTGGAGGAAAAAATAAGTACAACTCAACTTAAAACAGGAAACAGCTATCGATACGAATTTAAGATTGTGGGAGAAGGCAATATTCAGTCGGTTCGCGAGCCCACATTTACAGATATGGCATTATTTGATGTATATCCTCCGGATATCGAAAATAACATAGTACGCCAAAGAAACAGCATCGCAGGCGCTAAGACATTTCGGTATCAGGTGATACCGAAACAAAGCGGCAACTTTATGATGGATAATTTGGTTTTTTGGGTCTATTTTAATCCCAAAAAGCAAACATATGACACGTTGCGTTCAACACTTTCACTTTCTATTGTAGGGGAAACTGTTCAAAATACTCAACTGGTCACTTCTGACGCGGAATCGGTTTACACGGGTATTGAGCAATGGGACAGCCTGAAACCGGTGGTAGATTATCAGACTATAATTCGCAATATTGCCAATATTTTAATTGTAATAATGTTGATCGTAATGATCTTTATGTTTAGAAAATAA
- a CDS encoding NUDIX hydrolase, with protein sequence MSESSTINQKTMPLVRFTGHPTPHYHKEETGLLNSVDCVIFGFYGTELHLLLHRFPYEPLIGHWALLGGFVHPEESIDDAARKTVQRLTGLQDVYMEQVYTFGDVYRVPTDRVITTCYYALIEVEPTFDKLSHEYGATWKPISEVLTFDLVYDHFAMFQKALEQLRRKVRYQPIGFELLPEKFTMLELRNLYASILGRPLDKRNFSKKILNMNILVKLKEKQKGTSRRGSYFFCFDEKRYQELVSKGFLFEL encoded by the coding sequence ATGAGCGAATCCTCGACCATCAATCAAAAAACCATGCCGCTTGTCCGCTTCACCGGACATCCCACCCCCCACTATCACAAAGAAGAAACCGGTCTGCTCAACTCCGTTGACTGCGTTATTTTTGGGTTTTACGGCACAGAGCTGCATTTGCTGTTGCACCGTTTTCCGTATGAGCCATTGATCGGACATTGGGCATTGCTGGGCGGTTTTGTCCACCCCGAAGAAAGTATTGACGATGCCGCCCGCAAAACGGTACAGCGCCTCACAGGACTACAGGACGTATATATGGAACAGGTATACACTTTTGGAGATGTGTATCGGGTTCCTACGGATCGCGTCATTACAACCTGCTATTATGCACTTATCGAAGTAGAGCCTACGTTCGATAAACTCTCTCACGAATACGGAGCCACCTGGAAACCCATCTCGGAAGTCCTCACCTTTGATTTGGTGTATGATCACTTTGCCATGTTTCAGAAAGCGTTGGAACAGCTGCGCCGCAAGGTCCGCTACCAACCCATCGGCTTTGAACTTTTACCCGAAAAGTTTACCATGTTAGAGTTGCGAAACCTGTATGCTTCCATCTTGGGCCGCCCGCTTGATAAGCGTAATTTCAGCAAAAAAATCCTCAACATGAATATTCTGGTAAAACTCAAGGAAAAGCAAAAGGGCACTTCCCGTCGAGGCTCTTACTTTTTTTGCTTTGATGAAAAACGGTATCAGGAATTGGTCTCTAAAGGTTTTTTATTTGAACTGTAA
- a CDS encoding alpha/beta fold hydrolase, which yields MLLHCQIVGHGPKPLLAFHGIGQDHRCFLPLVNVLEEQYTFYLFDLPFHGNSPAMDTEKLSMAEWKALINAFLGTHQLQTFSVAGFSMGGKFALATVQLFSEQIESCWLLAPDGITESPWYRLATRFWISKKLFKFFVRNVGNLKKLANPLVKLGLVEKSAVKFAQSTLSTPEQRERVYRSWIGFSTIRPDMPAVAATILQYNIELRLFLGKFDALLPASYVEPLTKRIHASQPIILPAGHHRLIEKVAVWFAENSTCK from the coding sequence ATGTTGCTCCATTGTCAAATCGTCGGCCACGGACCCAAGCCTCTTTTGGCGTTTCACGGCATTGGGCAAGACCATCGCTGTTTTCTGCCTTTGGTCAATGTATTGGAGGAGCAATATACGTTTTACCTGTTTGATTTACCTTTTCACGGAAACAGCCCCGCCATGGATACCGAAAAATTGTCCATGGCGGAGTGGAAAGCCCTCATAAACGCTTTTTTGGGCACCCATCAACTTCAAACGTTTTCAGTGGCAGGTTTCAGTATGGGCGGCAAATTTGCGTTGGCCACGGTTCAACTGTTTTCGGAGCAAATAGAATCCTGTTGGTTATTGGCACCCGACGGCATCACCGAAAGTCCATGGTATCGCCTGGCAACGCGTTTTTGGATATCCAAAAAGCTCTTTAAATTTTTTGTCAGAAACGTCGGGAATCTAAAGAAACTTGCCAATCCGTTGGTAAAGCTGGGATTAGTGGAAAAAAGCGCTGTAAAATTTGCTCAGTCCACGCTGTCAACTCCTGAGCAGCGCGAACGAGTTTACCGCTCGTGGATAGGCTTCAGTACGATTCGTCCGGATATGCCGGCAGTGGCGGCGACAATCCTTCAGTACAACATTGAATTAAGACTGTTTTTAGGCAAATTTGATGCGTTGTTACCTGCTTCTTACGTAGAGCCTTTAACCAAAAGAATCCATGCTTCGCAACCGATCATCCTTCCTGCCGGCCATCACCGACTGATCGAAAAAGTTGCCGTTTGGTTTGCTGAAAACAGTACATGCAAATAA
- the dnaN gene encoding DNA polymerase III subunit beta, producing the protein MKFTVSSSVLLKQLAAINGVVSTNPIVPILENFLFQLDNNQLTVTASDLQTVMVTELQVESSDKGAIAIPAKLLLDTLRGLPEQPITLTIDGETFGIEIISDNGRYKLSGENPIDFPKIPSVNRAFSVELSSHALSNAIANTLFATSTDELRPAMTGVFLQLGADYATFVATDGHRLIRYRRYDVKSLVDTTMIIPRKALNLLKTSLPSESVPVKAEFSQANAFFSFANIRMICRLIDERFPDYENAIPTNNPNVLTISRGEILNSLRRISIYSNRTTHQIRLKLTPPNQLVISAEDLDYSNEANERLLCEYNGDEMEIGFNAKFLIEMLNNLDTSTLSFELSAPNRAGLVVPLEKEDDEDILMLVMPVMLNTYA; encoded by the coding sequence ATGAAATTTACTGTATCGTCGTCGGTATTGCTTAAACAACTCGCAGCGATCAACGGCGTCGTTTCCACAAACCCTATTGTTCCTATTCTTGAAAATTTTTTATTTCAACTGGATAACAATCAACTTACGGTTACGGCCTCTGATCTGCAGACTGTAATGGTGACGGAGCTACAGGTAGAATCTTCTGATAAAGGGGCGATTGCAATCCCTGCCAAACTGCTTTTAGATACGCTGCGCGGACTGCCGGAACAGCCGATTACGCTTACTATAGATGGTGAAACCTTTGGCATTGAAATTATCTCTGACAATGGTCGCTATAAACTCTCGGGAGAAAATCCAATTGACTTTCCGAAAATCCCATCGGTTAATCGGGCGTTTTCTGTAGAGTTATCTTCTCATGCGCTTTCAAACGCCATTGCCAATACACTTTTTGCGACCAGTACCGATGAGCTTCGCCCTGCCATGACAGGGGTATTCCTCCAGCTTGGGGCTGATTATGCAACGTTTGTGGCTACTGACGGACATCGTTTGATTCGTTATCGTCGTTATGACGTAAAATCATTGGTGGATACGACTATGATTATTCCGCGTAAAGCGCTGAATTTGTTGAAGACCTCATTGCCCTCGGAAAGTGTGCCCGTAAAAGCGGAATTCAGTCAGGCTAATGCCTTTTTTAGCTTCGCCAATATCCGCATGATCTGTCGGTTGATCGATGAGCGTTTTCCCGATTATGAGAATGCGATTCCAACCAATAACCCGAATGTGCTCACCATCAGCCGTGGGGAAATATTGAATTCACTGCGTCGTATTTCGATCTATTCAAACCGCACAACGCACCAAATTCGGTTGAAACTCACGCCCCCCAACCAATTGGTTATTTCAGCCGAGGATTTAGATTATTCAAATGAGGCCAATGAGCGTTTGTTGTGTGAATACAACGGTGATGAAATGGAGATCGGCTTTAACGCGAAGTTTTTGATCGAAATGCTCAATAATTTGGATACAAGTACTTTATCCTTCGAATTGTCGGCCCCTAACCGTGCAGGATTGGTCGTGCCGCTGGAAAAAGAAGATGATGAAGATATTCTGATGCTGGTCATGCCGGTCATGTTGAATACCTATGCGTAG